The window ATTACAATTAGattgaaattttaaattattactCTTTTAGtataatatctttttttttttttaatgatggtAGATTCTCTTATTTCATATATAAACTGTATTAATTATtgtattaaataactttcagttttttgaaaatcctttttaaTACCTATattaaatattgtattaaataacttttgagaataagtcAAAGGGCAGTTAAAAGAAGGTTACGTCTTAGTTAACCACTTTGGTAACAAAAAGTTGTTTTCATAGTTAAATTACTAATATTCTTATGGGTTCCCTATTCTTATATGCTTATAGGGACACATCTtataagtgtatttagaacatgggaaaaagaaggctgcaTAGCTTATCTGCTAGAGCCTTCCTATACCTATTTTTCGCCTTCCCTCCTATAAAATGACATATTTGTCcctattgtgggaggagagagatagacacaatgaAGCACTAAAGTATACTACACAGTTTGGTTGCATTCTTTCTCCTTTGCTAAATAtaactttcttttgattgtctttgtcttattcccaaataTTCATTAAGTTGAGGTTAAGATACAGTtctcaaaataatttaaaagtaatTTACCATCATGCCATTCTCAAGAATTGTCAGTATCTCACACATTCGTTTCAAGAACACATATGCAATGATAAGATTGgcttttattaaaagaaaacatgAGTTATTATACtagaagaacaaaacaaaaaaaaaaagatattattTGACAACTTAAGGGGGCGTCAATAAGAAAGTCTCATACATCTAACAATATAAATTAAGTTTCTTATAGTATGTTGTAAATTAATTTATTAAATACAAATTTATAGTTGTCAAAGAAAACTTaatcatacaacaacaactcagccatATCCCAACTAATTCAATGGGGTTAGCTGCATAGATCATTGCCCTCcattcagctctattcaaggtcatacttaatacaaggcctaagctgtgcatgtttttcctcaccacttctcctaggatcattttaggtctgtccctGGCTCTATTAATTCCTTTaatatgaatcaaatcactcttctGTACTAGAGGCTATGCTACTTCAAACGATTTTTTCATACTTTATCATGCATCAAAGCTACTCCCAAattagctctaatatgatcatttcttattttatccttcctaatgTGCCATTCATCTATCTCAATATCCTCATTTCCGCTACACTGAATTTAACTATATGATGGTTCTTAACCGCCCAATATTGTACACCATATATTATTGGTGGTCAAAAGATTCTTAATCTCTTCACTTCATTCATTCTATTTTAATTCCATGTGAAACATTATCCTCTATATTACCTTCTTATATTTATGATTAAGTTTAGATTCCTAAACAATCATTTTGCAGAAACTCTCTcttatcaattttcaccacttcATTATTCGTCCTAGAGTAATTAaaattacacaccatatacttcgCCTAgtttctacttatcttaaaaccttatgattccaaggttgatcgatctccataactccaattTGATGTTAATCTTTGTTTTgcctcatccaccaaaacattatcatcagcaaaaaaacatacaccaaggacTCTTAGCTTGAAtttctctggttaaatcatctatgataaacgtaaacaaataaaagaaatattgcATCGTAAATTTTAACTAAGGTCGAATGAAATATATGTAAACTGATGTGATTTATATTGCCACATCAATCAACTGTTCCTTACCAGTTGAGTTGGAGGAGTATGCAGATCAGGTATCCATCTCTCCCTATGCCTGAGAGAACAAGGAATCAAAAGTGTCATACTCATTGTCGTCGTTGCAATTACCATCATCTTATAAAGTTGAACAAATACACTAGTTGCCGATCCTAATGAGGGTAAGTTCCATTATCCTTTACTTCGGTATAATTTTGGCTTACATGTATAAAGTCTATTCAAGAAGTAGTTGCAACCTTAAGCAATAAaattaatactttttttttaatttttaacaaTGGGATATAATATTCTATTATACAGaggcaaaagtttttcttcacgCATGAAATTACAATAAAAACGTAGATTATAAAATTAGCAAGTCAAGCTCGCCAACCACAATGTTTGGTCCCAACTCAttgaataaatatatatatatatatatatatatatatataaaataccaGTGGTAAATATTTTGTTTATATTGTATAATTGTTCTCAAGATAGTTTAATGTAAGTGCTCTTTCGTTTTcccttcccttaaaaaaaaaaaaaaaacaaaaaagaacattAACAATTACTTGGGaatattaataaaaaacaaTGGAATCAAGTTGCTTTATCTACAAGGGATTTTCTTGAACACTCCATAATGTGTCAAATAATGTTTTGTTGCCATCAAAATGTTGAATTGATAAAAAGCAGTGGAATAAAGTTGCCTTATCAGCAtggaattttcttattgacaccccataaggtgtcaaataatgtTTTATTGGCAACAAAATGGTGAATTAAGaagttgtaattttaatttcctttaTCTTATTCTTACAAGTGATTTATTCTAATATTTCGCGTAAAAgtaaaaaaaggttttcaaaaagtaaAAGTTATATATTTAATGTAATATTTATGTGAAACGAcaggatttaccctcattgggGGAAATAGTGTGTTATCTTAAAGtccaaaaaatataattacaacttattattttatttctaccaaaaaaaaaaaaaacttattattTTATTGGTAAACTATGTTTATAACATCTTATTTTACCATTTTGGTTAGTTTTCCCTATATAAGCCATATTAtaaggaaaatagaaggttgCCAAGTTGTGTGGCTCCCATAACCAGACACAGGAAGGACAAAAGTATCGCCTCGCCCATATGAAATGAAAATCCCACCCATGTTGGATGTCCTCGCGTGCACTCTCATTCGCCCTGCAATGCAGGGGTCATGCAGTCTAGCAACGATTCCCCTcccatattataaatacattatGGGAACAAAGATCTCTAATTGATGTGTTTTCTATGCCTTCTCATAGGGTaccgtgagatgatgcctctaccctctgggtagatacccaggcgtgctcacccattggcctagaCGCTTGTGTAAAGGCTAtgcgatcaagtagagatctcttgcccatctTTTGGtagctcaaaaaggaaaaagaaaaaaaataaaataaaaataaagctaATATGTCATAATTGGGAACTAGGTTTTCTGACTCGTCTTGCCTTTCAAAAGACTTGGTGACTTGGCCCCGTCAAACCTAGTCAGAGTGAgtcatgtattttttatttttaaattaatgtACAATGACTCAGCCAGAGCCTTAGTTTGTTCCTTGTTTAAGGGTTTTTTGTCAATAATTTATGGATTTGCCATTTTGCCTAAGATAATAAGATAATGACTGCTGGGGATGGTTTCGTAATTTccccttttaattttattattaattaagagTGATAACTACTGTAGTCTATATAAAGTGAACAGTTCGTGGCGATATGAACAGTGcttgagttgttgttgtgtcTATATAAGGACGCGCGCACTCTGTAACGTTTTATCAGTCGCCAGCTCGCCATTAAACCTCGTAACGTGTTTGGTGGGTGGGGTTCGATACTGATAGAGATGGGATTCGGAAGCGTGGAACCCTCGTCGGTAATGTACGATTTCCTGGAAAAATCCGGCGGTTGTGCCGTTATTGATGGTGGCCTTGCAACGGAGCTCGAACGACATGGCGCTGACCTCAACGATCCTCTCTGGAGCGCTAAATGCCTCTTAAGTTCCCCTGAACTCATCCGAAGGGTAATAATCATCTCTTGATTTCTCTTTCCCCCCGTTCATTTCTATGTGTGAgaaggttttttgtttttttaacttgattcaTGATCCTTGACAGACCCATTTTgctgtttttctctttttatgaTGTTTCTCGTCTTCTTTTTCGTGCAGGAGAAAGAGCCCTTTTTGTATTGTTCGAATATTACGTTTTTATGTTCTAGTTGTTTATGTGGAAAGAAGTCATATTATGTGAATGCGTGTTGTGAGTAGAGGCGAAGGAACCGTATACTTGCATCATTTCATGGCCTGTTGCTCACAAATTGTTTAAACTCCGGCAAAGTTGCTATTAGTTACGGATCGAATTTGATGTACTTTATTAGAGTTATATGTTGGAGACCTTCCTTAAAGAAGTGACACAGCTAATTTTCCTCAAAAGTACAAACCTAGGCTTATTTGTTTGGCTGCTTTTCCTTGCTAATTTATTCATTTCATTTGCTTTTTCTCTAGTTTTATATACCTTAGCGGAGCCAGTTGAACCAGAGGTTACTAATATGAGTTTAGAGCTATTTAGGAACTATAAAATCCGGACAATAACATGAACATGGTGTCTAGTTCGATCCTACTCAGTTTGAGTTACCTCTGATGTTTTTTAGGCACATTTGTTGGTTGGGTTTTTATTGGTGGAGGGTGAAATTTTGAAGTTTCCAAATTGTAGAATATTTTCTGTTTctacattttattattagctTACTCTCTgttttgttctgtttttttttttttttttccgggttAATAATCAAAAGTCCTGTTGTAACTTTTTCTGCTCTCTCTTAATGGAACAGGTACACCTAGATTACCTTGAAGCTGGTGCAGATATTATAATCACAGCCTCTTACCAGGTACTTGGATTGTCTCCCTTTGTTACTGATATTACCCAATAATCATGTTTTAGAGTAGTGTTGAAGTTGAAAGAAGAGGATTTGCACATGTGGCAGGCTACCATTCAGGGCTTTGAGACTAAAGGCTTGTCAACGGAAGCAAGTGAAGCTTTGCTACAGAGGAGTGTCAAAATTGCGCTGGATGCACGCAATATCTATTATGAGAGATGTAAAGATTGTATAACTAATGATGCTGGAAAtgaaaaaatttttaaaacacGTCCGATCTTAGTTGCAGCATCTGTAGGAAGCTATGGTGCTTATTTAGCTGATGGATCTGAGTACAGGTGGGTTTTTATTGAAGGGAGTTGCCTAAGATAAGTCTATGTATTAGTTTGCAGCTTGACAAAGTCCTATTTCCCAAGAGTTGGTTATAAAGAAGTTTGCTCCATCAATAAGATTAAagatgcccccccccccccccatgaatATATAAATGTTTATTTGTTctttaattttgtatttttaacgTAATATAGATGCCCCATGTTCGCAAGCCTTGGCGCAATAGTTAAGTTGTGCTTCTTCGCATCAAGATTTGTTGATGGGCACTGTTGTGGAAGAAGTAGCACTAAACTGGTTTAATATCAAGggctccatttttttttcaaaaagtggaaagaatatataatattaagggtCCATAAGAATTATATTGGGTTTTAAGAATCCTTATTTTCGTTGGTATTCATTGAGTTATAGGTCTTAACCCCATACAAGCTTGACCCATAAGACATGGTGAGGTGtatatttttttcctccttttcatTGGGcaacttgttttctttttctctctcttgaggaaaaaaaatcactaaGATTATGGTAGCTTAGTTGGCCTTAGTTGGctgctttatttcttctttttgactGTAGGGCTACTTGTACTGGACACAAGTAATCTCTCTGAACTTCTACTTGGGTTGAGCATCTCAAGCGGGGCAGCTCAGAACTTTTTATTAAAATTGGGTGGCTTAGTTGGgagctttatttcttctttgtgACTGTAGGGCTACTTGTGCTGGACACAAGTAATCTCTCTGAACTGCTAATTGGGTTGAGCATCTCAAGTGGGGCAGCTCAGAACTTTTTATGTTAATTGGGTAGCTTTTTCttattcaattttttaatgATGATTCTTCTTGCTCCTTTTTGTGTCATGTTTCAGTGGGGAATATGGAGATGCAGTTAACATAGAAACTTTGAAAGATTTTCACAGGAGAAGAGTTCAGGTTTTGGCTGGTTCAGGTGCTGATCTAATTGCATTTGAAACAACTCCGAATAAGCTAGAAGCTCAGGTATTCCTAAAATGCTTGTTGACTTGTGATAACTTGGTTCATCTATTTATACTTGGGCAAAGACTTGAAATGTATTATGCACATAAGGTTTATCATTGTCACTCTATCTCATACTATGACTGACTGACAAGCTCAATGAAATGAACTGTCTGATAAATTGTAACCCATCTGATGGGGCATAGGCTCAGATTCACTAATCTGAATATTGTAATCTAGACCCAAATTTTGGATGGCCAAAGTAAGTCAGATCAACATTTAAAGGAAATGTTAATGTATAAGGTTCTTTAGTCCTCTTTTTCTGCACTTTGACTGCCTACTTTAGAGTTGCCAATTATTCGGTGGAAAATTTTAAGTTATGGGAGTAaattgagattgatgagtatCTGAAGGGGGGAAATATTTTGAAATCGACCGGATCTAGATGATTTTTGTGGTTGCACCTATCTTAGTTTGGTCTGatctttttctttggatttgGCTTGGTGATGCAGGCTTATGCTCAGCttcttgaggaagaagacatTAATATTCCTGCATGGTTTTCTTTTAATTCCAAAGATGGTGTCAATGTGGTTAGTGGAGATTCTTGGCATGACTGTGTCTCAATTGCTGATTCATGTGAGAAAGTTGTTGCTGTTGGAATCAACTGTACCCCTCCTCGATTTATTCACGGACTCGTTTTATCTGCCAAAAAGGTACAATCCTCCAAAGAGGGGTTCTATATTGAGTTTTTTAAGATTAAGAATTTTACAACATTTTTTGGTGCTCATTTAGCACTGCATGCCTCATCCAAGCAAACTCAGCACTCTCATTGACGCCTCTTGTTATGTGCCACTTTTGCTTTGCCGTGTTGAAACCACTTTTAACTAGTGTCaaacattaatatatatatatatatcatctgAAGCTTAAAAAGGTCTAATGATCCTCGAGAGAAATGGTGGTCTAATTGTACTAATGATATTGTGCAGCAAGTGCCCCCCTCTCCTCTCGAAAAGCAGAACCATCCAGAAGAAGAGTTGTGTTAGCACTAGAAAATCTTCGGCTACACTTGGGTAGACCCTTGCAATCCCTAGGTCATTGTGACTAAAATGATAGCTTATGCACTGTCCAATGAAAATAAGTACAATTGTGGCTCATGTGAAATCCAACATGAAGATGAACATGATTCTTAGACTGCTTCAGCAAGTAAATTTGAAAATTatattttgatatttatatATGCCTTGCTTTAAAGAAATTGGGTCATGAGAAAATATTCCTAACACATGACAATACGAAAGCATATCCAGCGAATGCACAAGCGTGGAGAGCCTGAAATCACCTATAAGTTGTTAAAAATTGATTATTCCCTCTTGGTAAAATGTCTTGTTTTTAAAAATTCTATTTGTTTTCCTGGTTGATCGTGCAGGTAACAACTAAACCAATACTTATTTATCCAAACAGTGGTGAGACATATGATGCTGATCGTAAGGATTGGGTGGTAAGTTTTCTTGTCTACTCTCTTtttattgatttcaatttatgaGTTGCTTCCAGTGCCAGACAAAAAAAATTGTCTAGTTAATCACTGCTTTTTATATCATCCATCTGAAGCAGTGAAAATGATTGTCATACTGAGAACTTATTCGGATGGTTTGGGGGTTCATAATTTGATTCTTCTAAGATGTATATCCTAAAGAACCTGTGTGGTTACATTTTCATGCCCTGGAAACTCCTTCTGGTCTTGTACCTCCTAAAAGGAAAGGTGTACCTCCTAAAAGGAAAGGGGAGGGGGGCGGGGGGGAGGGAGATAACTATTGTTATTAAATGATGTAGATGTTTTCTGGTTTACACTTATTCATACAAGGGCCACCAAAATGTTTACAGATTTCTTTGTATCAGATATCAGAATCAAATTGGACCTTATAGCTAGTGTTTCCATCCAACCAATGAACTATCTAATTGCTACAACTGCAGCTCAAGTGCAAAATTCAAATCGTCAAGATGTCGAAGCTTCCATTTTTCATGGATTAATAGggagtacccagtgcacaaggctcccgccactacggggTATGGGAAGCATCATAATGTACGGAGCCATATCTCCTCTTTGCTGAGAGGCTTTTTCCCGACTTGAACctgcgacctagtggtcgcaTTGGAGCAACCTTGCAGTTGCGCCGAGGTCCACCCTCATGTTTTCATGGATTAACACATGCACCTGATTGATGCATGCTCAACCAAAGAACTATGTAATTATGGTTAATGATTGTCATCTTGTACATACTGTTAGTCACCAAGTGCACCATTCTCTTCATGGATTAACACATGCATCTTATTTTAGAGGACAGAACTTTGATTTTTCATGGACAGGGATGTCTACACCACTTAGGAAAAGCAGTCTCTTTTTCTATATGCCATATCATCTTTTTACCTCCATTTGTCAGTTATTTTAGTGTCTGGTTTTAAAGAGGGAAAAGTGTAATCAAAGATGTTCTTGAATTAATATGCGATGTTCATACCACTCTGGATGAACATTTTATGATCTCAGTTAAGGTTACAGGTTTTGAAATATTTCGCGAAACCGTGAAATTTTgttggtggtttcgaggcccaaatgacccaattaggtcctgaaacttctaagaaaccctattttaggctctTTAAACATGGTAGAACCTTTAGATTgttagagggaaaaaaaacacaaaaaaaaaatggtagtttgaaTTCGAACCTTAGGGTGGCAGTATACGTTGTATCCTATTGTATGCATTTTCTAATATGGTTTATTGCACACAAAATTTAGTACTAGTATGcacataattcaattaaatcaactaaaatatgcattaggaatgaataAACATAAATGAGACTCTGTGAAGTCGTAGATCGCATACGGTGTCGAACAtgtaaaataattattttttgcaaaaatcCATATTTGGAAAAAGTAATATGCCTTCAGCTTTGATACTTGCCCAAAACTTCACAAATGCAGCAAATTGTTGCTTTCAATGTGTTCTACTATTGCCCAATAACTTGTTCCACACTTGTATGAGAGTGCTTtggtaaaaaattacaaaaaaaaaagtttctacAAACCTTAAGAGTCAAAACCAGCGAAACCAACCATATCATTGGAAATTATACTTTATATTAAAGGTCTGTATCATTTTGGTCGAACCACACATCGTTGAAATTTTGTCGAAACAGTAAAATTTCTATTGAAATCTTGCACTTTCTACATATCGCATGGAGTTTCATTTCGATACCTAACCAAAATATTTGGCGAAATTTCGATGAACATTTATCTCAGTTTGGTTCCAACATTCTTCCTGGCTTTTGTGAAGCAAGCAAAGTTAGCCCCATCCTCTTATTctgctgtttttattttttatttttggcagGCATCCACTGGGGTTTCAaatgaagatttcatctcatacGTTAGTAAGTGGCATGAGATTGGGGCTTCGCTCATTGGAGGCTGCTGCAGGACAACTCCAAATACCATCAGAGGCATAGCTAGAGCTCTCAACAAGGGATCTGCATTCAAAGCTTAATCTTACCAGATGTGGGGGCAAAGGGAcctgaagaaagagagagaaaagaaacgTTAAAACCAACCTGATGTGAAGAAGGGTTATCAGACACATTCCCATCTGTTATGGAATTACCAACTCTTTGTTGACGGCTCTAAGGGTTGGTACTCAAAGATATCATATGCTCTGTTATTTATCTTTGCAATTATCTGCAGTTTAGGCAATGGCGAGGGTATTCATCATGAGCATCAATCGGAGAAAAGCCATTGTGTGTTTCAATGGTTGTCTGTAATATAATAGATGGCTAACGCTTTTGAGTTGTAGTGTAATTTTCTTCCACCTGAAAATGTTGTGCCTATCTGAATATCATTGCTTTAAATTCCACCAGTTATTTCATTTCTGCAGCATGCATTTGTAGAAGATTTGCATAAAAGCTAGAGTTGGCACAGGAAGGGGTGATATCTTCCTTTTGGGACAATGGAAATGGCTCAACGGTTTTGGGCCTCCTCTACCtctatcatagttgtcaaggcggcttGGTTTTTTCCCTCCAAAACCTAGGATTTCCTACGGCTTTTACTTGGGCCACACTTCTAAATTTCAAGAACTGGCTCTTTTATTTattggattgagttttcctttcACCTATagaatctcttctttttttttttttttttgggtaaagttcACCTACAGAATCTCTCTCTTCACTTCTGGGTTTTGGCACTTGGTGGGACTTTGGGAATAATGTCAAGGGTATTTCAGACATTAAAGGGTAAGTTGTCATGGCATCCCATGATGGGAATCTTTTCACCTACAGAAAAAGGCAAAATTTTAGCCGTATATTTACTTattgggaaaaggttgggcacacTCCTTTGCTTGGTGCAAACTAGCTCTCAATGcgtcttatctctctctcttcaccctCTGAAATGATTCTCTGccttgcctctctctctctctctctctctccagtaTGATGTCATGTTCCGTGCCATCACTGGTGTCACCAATAAAGTAGCGTAGTTTGTCTATCCTTCTCGCTTACTTATTTTTTATGGAATTAGCAAACAAgtagataaaataaataatccAGTAGGGGTGGATTTTAATGAAGAGAGTGGGGATGTGGGGAGTGGGGGATGCACATGAATCTTCACATCGGCACTGTGGCAATCCTTTTTGCTTGTAATTAAAACGGTTTATATGTCTGAGAGTTCATTAATTGATCTGATCATTCGGATGATCGGATCCCTGGACTGCCTGGACATATTAGGCTATGGCTTGTACCAATTTTCATGGGTTACCCTAACACATTGGATTCTTTGATATCAaaaatcttataaaaaaaaagaattagcgagaaagttctttgttcggagtgtggcctaccagtactcccatgagtccatctctctcctcttcatttGAAGAGACACTTCTGTCCCTtattgtgaagaggagagagataaacacatgggagtgctagtgtaggccacactccagcaaagaaaactatttcccaaaaaattaatatagatctcaaccattttttatttttattcagtTAACATAAACTAATTGAGACTAAGGGATTACTAaattttttccttaaaattttgaataaaataCACGTACTCCttaaatgcacccaatattccttgtacCCCTAAgtttctgataagtccacgtaccacccttgctTTAACCCATTAATGTCATTTAAGTctacaccaggtattaaatgctaaaagatgactaaactatcctttcttctattttttctaaaatttgaaaagacctaattgccgtGACTGatttgttaaaatttgaaaagaccaaaatgccctcatcttctctaaatcatcatcatctcttacatacccccaccaccaccgccgccgccaccaccaccaccaccaccaccacccaccattaacaccatcaccattcGCCACACCTCActgtctctcctcccctcctctacttcctccaccTCTCGTTGAGTTGGGAGCCGGAGCCGGAGCCGCAGCCACAGCATCGCTGATTGTAGTGAAGTTCCCACTCCCATCTTTAGCcataacaccatcaccatcgctgattctttcttttttttctttctggtttTTGGGAAAAGATGGGTAGAATATAATCCAATGGAGATTCTGGAGAGCGTGCGGGTTTGTATGGTGAAGGCTATTGACAAGGCGACAGCAGATGGACACAGCGTGGATAGTGGATTAAAAGCGATTGGCGTTACGAACTAGAAAGAGACGACGGTTGTCTGGAGTAAATCCACTGGTCTGCCTCTTTATAATGCTATTGTTTGGATG is drawn from Telopea speciosissima isolate NSW1024214 ecotype Mountain lineage chromosome 1, Tspe_v1, whole genome shotgun sequence and contains these coding sequences:
- the LOC122639546 gene encoding homocysteine S-methyltransferase 2-like, with the translated sequence MGFGSVEPSSVMYDFLEKSGGCAVIDGGLATELERHGADLNDPLWSAKCLLSSPELIRRVHLDYLEAGADIIITASYQATIQGFETKGLSTEASEALLQRSVKIALDARNIYYERCKDCITNDAGNEKIFKTRPILVAASVGSYGAYLADGSEYSGEYGDAVNIETLKDFHRRRVQVLAGSGADLIAFETTPNKLEAQAYAQLLEEEDINIPAWFSFNSKDGVNVVSGDSWHDCVSIADSCEKVVAVGINCTPPRFIHGLVLSAKKVTTKPILIYPNSGETYDADRKDWVASTGVSNEDFISYVSKWHEIGASLIGGCCRTTPNTIRGIARALNKGSAFKA